The Rhodobacter sp. CZR27 genome includes a window with the following:
- a CDS encoding alpha/beta fold hydrolase, which produces MNRLRHFRLIFLGNLMAAVVLGAGLVLWTPDLPRAELEARYLARPGDLVSIAGTTIHMRDRGPREAPAVILIHGFGSSLHTWAAWQDRLAVDRRVISFDLPGLGLSPPDATGDYSDERVTRIVLAIMDRLGLDQADLVGNSIGGRIAFTFAASHPERVRKLVLVSPDGYESPGFTYGEAPEVPLLAEAVRFWLPKPLLRLSLGMAYADPGVMTDQIVSRYYDLIRAPGVREALMERMRQTVLVPPETLLARVRAPTLLLWGEEDAVIPVANAQSYARALPDAHTVLLPDMGHVPQEERPAQSLVPVVAFLRT; this is translated from the coding sequence ATGAACAGGCTTCGTCACTTCCGTCTGATCTTCCTCGGCAACCTGATGGCGGCAGTTGTGCTCGGGGCGGGACTGGTGCTCTGGACGCCGGACCTGCCGCGGGCCGAGCTCGAGGCGCGCTATCTGGCGCGTCCGGGCGATCTGGTCAGCATCGCCGGCACCACCATCCACATGCGCGACCGCGGACCGAGGGAGGCGCCGGCCGTCATCCTGATCCACGGCTTCGGCTCCAGCCTGCATACCTGGGCGGCGTGGCAGGACCGGCTGGCGGTGGACCGGCGGGTGATCAGCTTCGATCTGCCGGGGCTCGGCCTATCGCCGCCCGATGCCACGGGCGACTATTCGGACGAGCGGGTCACCCGGATCGTGCTGGCAATCATGGACCGGCTGGGGCTGGACCAGGCCGATCTGGTGGGCAATTCGATCGGCGGCCGGATCGCCTTCACCTTCGCCGCAAGCCACCCCGAGCGCGTGAGGAAGCTCGTGCTGGTGTCGCCCGACGGGTACGAGAGCCCGGGCTTCACCTATGGCGAGGCGCCCGAGGTTCCGCTGCTGGCCGAGGCGGTGCGGTTCTGGCTGCCGAAGCCGCTGCTGCGCCTGTCGCTCGGCATGGCCTATGCCGACCCCGGCGTGATGACCGACCAGATCGTCAGCCGCTACTATGACCTGATCCGCGCGCCCGGCGTGCGCGAGGCGCTGATGGAGCGGATGCGCCAGACCGTGCTGGTCCCGCCCGAGACGCTGCTGGCCCGGGTGAGGGCGCCCACGCTGCTGCTCTGGGGCGAGGAGGACGCGGTCATTCCCGTCGCGAACGCCCAGTCCTATGCCCGGGCGCTGCCGGACGCGCATACCGTTCTTCTGCCGGACATGGGCCACGTCCCGCAGGAGGAGCGCCCGGCACAATCCCTCGTGCCGGTCGTGGCCTTCCTGCGCACCTGA
- a CDS encoding PLD nuclease N-terminal domain-containing protein, translating to MEMNMFQLRGVGGLIILALDLWALVSIFGSSASTGSKVLWALIVILLPVVGFILWLIFGPRSASRGI from the coding sequence ATGGAAATGAATATGTTTCAGCTTCGGGGCGTCGGCGGCCTGATCATCCTTGCGCTGGATCTCTGGGCGCTGGTATCCATCTTTGGCTCCTCCGCATCGACGGGGAGCAAGGTGCTCTGGGCGCTGATCGTGATCCTGTTGCCGGTGGTCGGCTTCATCCTGTGGCTGATCTTCGGACCGCGCTCCGCCTCGCGCGGGATCTGA